One Mauremys reevesii isolate NIE-2019 linkage group 5, ASM1616193v1, whole genome shotgun sequence genomic window carries:
- the RPL7L1 gene encoding 60S ribosomal protein L7-like 1, with the protein MLSGELERPLAAVHGRMRSDGGSSLGVRRGARWQRSRMRTSGVTPDSGAGGTMAEPEPRRKIPLVPENLLKKRKAYQALKATQAKQALLEKRKHQKGKQIQFKRIETFLRDSRRKHRDDVRLKRMEQKPGQMVLPQGPKLAFVVRIAEIKGVSLRVRRVIQMLRLRKIFSGTFIKLTPSSLKMLRTVEPYVAWGHPNLKSVRELILKRGQAKINKKRVPLTDNTLIEEHLGKFDVICLEDLIHEIYSAGKHFREITNFLWPFHLSVARHAARNKVGFVKEIGEPGYRGEGINKLIRQLN; encoded by the exons ATGCTTTCAGGGGAGCTAGAGAGGCCGCTGGCGGCGGTGCACGGACGCATGCGCAGTGATGGCGGCTCCTCTCTGGGTGTACGGCGCGGTGCTCGTTGGCAACGCAGCCGCATGCGCACTAGTGGCGTGACGCCAGACTCCGGCGCAGGAGGCACCATGGCGGAGCCGGA GCCCAGAAGGAAGATCCCCCTGGTGCCGGAGAACTTGCTGAAGAAGCGGAAGGCGTATCAGGCCCTCAAGGCCACCCAGGCAAAGCAGGCGCTGTTGGAAAAGAGGAAG CACCAgaaggggaagcagatacagTTCAAACGTATTGAGACATTTCTTCGAGATTCACGGCGCAAACATAGAGATGATGTCCGGCTGAAGCGCATGGAACAGAAGCCTGGCCAAATGGTTCTACCTCAGGGCCCCAAGTTGGCCTTTGTTGTACGGATTGCAGA GATTAAAGGGGTGAGCCTAAGGGTGCGGAGGGTGATACAGATGCTGCGGTTGAGGAAGATTTTCAGCGGCACATTCATTAAACTGACTCCATCCTCACTGAAGATGCTGCGCACTGTGGAGCCCTATGTAGCATGGGG ACATCCCAATCTGAAATCTGTACGAGAGCTCATCCTGAAACGAGGTCAAGCAAAGATCAACAAGAAGAGGGTTCCTTTGACAGACAACACTCTGATAGAGGAGCATCTAG GGAAGTTTGATGTTATTTGCCTGGAAGATCTTATTCATGAAATTTATTCAGCTGGGAAGCATTTCCGAGAAATCACTAACTTCTTATGGCCATTTCATCTCTCTGTTGCTCGCCATGCTGCACGTAATAAAGTGGGTTTCGTCAAGGAGATAGGTGAACCTGGGTACCGAGGCGAGGGAATCAACAAGCTCATACGTCAGCTGAACTAG